The DNA window AGGAACGTCTTAGTGCCCAGCTGAGGGCATTCAATTGAGGATTCACTTGCATTCGACAACTTTTGCGGACTCTTTGACTTCCGGAACAGCACGGCTGTTCGCCGGTTGACCATATTTGCTGGTTCGGTAAGAGTGGAGGTAGCAACCATAACGTTATTTTCAGAGGGCATAACGTCAGAGGAGAGACCATTTAGAAGTGAGGTAGAGAACGTCTCCCCGTCAAATTTGACCTTTTTCGGGCACTTTTCAGGGCTGGGTTCCATGGGTTTCAGTGTGGGAGGTTCACAGGGACTGTCTGAGTTTTTCAGGAGTGGCAGAGAGTCTGAAGGCTCAAGCTTTGGAGGTAATGACTTGTCACCTGTAATGAGAGATCaaatatttaatacaaacattTTGAAGAGTATCAGAGTTCTTGAAGgaagtatttatataataattcacTTTTAATAAATACTACATGTAGtagttataataattataataagtgGTCTCAGAAATTTTAGACACTTTAGTTGGCCAAAATACagttttctgaagcatcagtgagcgtttgaaccttctgtaatagttgtatatgagtccctcagtgtgaaaagatggatctcaaaatcatagtcattgttggaaagggttcaaatacacaaaatgctgaaaaaccaaagaatatgtggacctaaaggattttcctgaagaacagcaggcagtttaactgctcaggacaaataagggactcatgaacaactatctctaaccaaaaaaaaaaaacacagctgtggatcgttcaggtaatTAAGTATGAAGAATCATTtgaagggtcattttttataaatcctattacataaaactattattttctcttgcgtactatatgtaaacgtcttatgttaaatatcttattcaggtcagtactaaataaaaaaataacatgcattttgtatgattctgcaaggcgtaaacttttgacttcagtttTACTAAATTTCAGCTACTGTGAGCCAATGAAAAACCCCTATGTGAGTCAACAGAACTGTACCTTCTTCCTCAGTGACTTGTGGTAGAATAAGAGGTGCTTTTTCCTCTTCCTTGGGATTATCCTGCTCCAGTGAAGGGGGCTCCGTTTTGTGACCCATTTCCATTCGCACATCACTGATGGTCTTTTTGAGCAGCTTGAGCCGTTTGCTCCGGGAAGGGCATGACTTCATGGCAGTGGTTAAATCCAGCATCTCTAACAGCTTATTCAATTGTTCCTCCTTAGGCATGTGCTCACGATTGGCTGGGTTTAACAGTCGGTCAACTGGAACAAACAGTGAATACAATCCATAAAGGTTCACCAACAAACCAATTTTAAGAAGTCTACAACCTAAAGTGTAGGTTCTTACCTTGATCCCAGGTCAATGCTGAAGGTGGCTCTATCTTGGGAGGCTCAGCAAGGTGAATTCCACTGGGGAAGTCAAAGCCTATCCGTTCGACATCCCGCCGAGTCTTCCTGAGGATCGCTCCACCGTGATCTCGCAGACGCACAGCAGCGCGGTAGAAAAAGGTGTCCTTGGCGTTGTACTTCATGCAGTTGTTGATAATGAGGTTGAAGTCATTCTCAAACTCATCCAGGTTTGTATACTCATGGGTGTCAATGCGCATTCTCATTGTGGAGAAGTCCATAGGGTGCTTGATGTGGTCTAGATAATCAGGAACCTGtacataagagaaaaaaaaatcaagcatgGAACAAAACTAGGAACTACatgtacacacaaaaaaaatctggACACAACTTCTCATTCAATCAGTAAGACCTTGTAaggcaacatgagggtgagtatgacagaattttaatttttgggtgaattatcctaaaaattaaatcaaatcttAATGGTTTTTAAACACTGATCACAAATACAAATGATGACAATGCTGCAAGGGACACCTTTCCTAGAATATAAAGACAGTTAAATAGATTTGTATAGCAAcccatttatatatacataaaaaaaagtgtttaaaaaaatcataaaactgGCTTTTATATTGATTTTGCACTAAAGCTAATATAGCTAATATTTATGAATTTAATACATATAcattctaaattaaaaatatatctaaaatgaaaaaaatatgatattttataacaagtataaTGAATTTATAACAAGTATAAATTCAACATTTTGTATATTAACTTATCAagaagttttaatatttttttttaaaacaatcgTTTTCCAAAgcaattttacagaaaatacaaCTACTATTTTCATAGCACAAGCAAGATCAGATGAAAAAGAAATGAGATTTGTTTTCATGAAACAAAATGCACTATCCAAAACCGCAGTttaaattcttttcttttttttacatttcacacacacaaaaaaaaatgtatggtttgatagggCCAAAATGACTCATAGCCCACAGGAATGAGACAGACGTACCTCTGTGATGCTGACAGGCTGGGCAAAGATTTTAGTCTGGTCTTTCTCCTGCAGCTGATCCAGCACTGCTCGCAGCAGGACAGGGAACGGAGTAAGCTGCATCTCCAAAACCGACTGCTGCAACTTCATCTGCATTGGGGAATTGGGATAAATTTGATTAACTTCATCAAAACACACTTTTATTGTAGCTGCATACATTAGGGATAACAAAAGTACCAGCACTTTGATACCAAATTAAtatgaagttttaaataaatagtttaaaagTTATTTCTTTCTGTTCCACTTTATTTCACATTATATGACTATAACCATCGTACCTCCTCTCTCTTCAGCTTCTCTCTCTTGCGGATGAGCTCCAGCAGCAAGCGAGCACGCTCCAGGTCATGCCGTAAACGGTGCCAGTCCTTCAACTGCTCTGTCAGAGCTTGATGGTCCTCAACGTATGGCGCCTGTCATTCAAAAAACAAATCCTCGCTCAAAATTCATATTCATACGACGTGAACTGTCAATCACTGTGGTCCAAGAAAGCCTCACCTCTTCTGGTTCTTTCTGCGTTTGTATGGCAGTCTGCAGACGCCTTATTAGTGGCACGCCATTTCTCGACTGTCTCTTGAGCATCCAGTAACTGAGAACCCGTTCCACGAATACCTTCTTCTTCTGGACAGAAACTTGATTGAGGATTGTGTTGAAACTGTAAGGACAGGGAGAATCAAAAACGTAAGAAGCattcaaaacaacaaaaatatgaGAAAAATCTTTCTAGGAATGTTTCACTGACCTTTTAGGTGTAATACTAGGCCCGGAAACTGTTGGAACCTCTTCGACGGGCTCCGTTTCaatctttttgtttttcttcttctgGCATCCCTTTGCTCTATCCCTGTGAGCAGACTTCTGACACAAACCGTTCTTGGGTTTGGAGTCCTCGTATATAGTAAGGGGTCTCCTCACACAACCATTAGGCGTATGAGAGCAACAATACGCCGTTTTCTTCACAGAGAATGACGTAGCTCCTGACTCGGTGACCTCTTTGATGGGTTCCATCTTCATGTAGAGGCCAGCTTTCTGAGCACAGCTCACGTGGAAAGCCGTGTAACAGTTAGCCTTGCTGCATTGAATGCAAGCACCCACTCCTTTCTTCTTGCACAGGTAACAGGTGAGTTTCCAGCGAGCTGGAGGAATGTTTGCCACACCATCGATGGGTTCGATGAAAACAGTATTGGTAAAACCAACTTCGGGCACCCAGATGGCGCAGACTACATGCCCCCAGCGATCATCATCCGTTCTCTTAAGGGCGCCACCTTTATTCGGACAGAATATGCACTCTGCGAGCTGAGAGGGAGAATTTAAGCAGTGTCGGCAAAGCCAGC is part of the Garra rufa chromosome 25, GarRuf1.0, whole genome shotgun sequence genome and encodes:
- the brd1b gene encoding bromodomain-containing protein 1b isoform X1 yields the protein MRKKARHNRVSTPQRPPSPIKPSRNRETLTYAEAQRIVELEIDGRVHRLSIYDKLDVIDSDDPLAQEISECTSNKENTEKPQQVLVRSVRLKNNQQKKSAALTTVQGPPAQGRLPEPKIRTVEYNLPAVPRRPSAYYTYMEKTLDELDEEVEYDMDEEDYAWLELINEKRKNDGYSQVSQNVFEFLMDRFEKESFFESQGQGDPQPLIDEDAVCCICMDGECQNSNAILFCDMCNLAVHQECYGVPHIPEGRWLCRHCLNSPSQLAECIFCPNKGGALKRTDDDRWGHVVCAIWVPEVGFTNTVFIEPIDGVANIPPARWKLTCYLCKKKGVGACIQCSKANCYTAFHVSCAQKAGLYMKMEPIKEVTESGATSFSVKKTAYCCSHTPNGCVRRPLTIYEDSKPKNGLCQKSAHRDRAKGCQKKKNKKIETEPVEEVPTVSGPSITPKSFNTILNQVSVQKKKVFVERVLSYWMLKRQSRNGVPLIRRLQTAIQTQKEPEEAPYVEDHQALTEQLKDWHRLRHDLERARLLLELIRKREKLKREEMKLQQSVLEMQLTPFPVLLRAVLDQLQEKDQTKIFAQPVSITEVPDYLDHIKHPMDFSTMRMRIDTHEYTNLDEFENDFNLIINNCMKYNAKDTFFYRAAVRLRDHGGAILRKTRRDVERIGFDFPSGIHLAEPPKIEPPSALTWDQVDRLLNPANREHMPKEEQLNKLLEMLDLTTAMKSCPSRSKRLKLLKKTISDVRMEMGHKTEPPSLEQDNPKEEEKAPLILPQVTEEEGDKSLPPKLEPSDSLPLLKNSDSPCEPPTLKPMEPSPEKCPKKVKFDGETFSTSLLNGLSSDVMPSENNVMVATSTLTEPANMVNRRTAVLFRKSKSPQKLSNASESSIECPQLGTKTFLSVVIPRLETLLQRRKRTRSASGDSQGDEDECPIKRLDTGLSNGFSEPKKGLTVNRPSEPRRRCASESSISSSGSGSIQENTSDVSHAKSGKGKLAMARRNTTDDKKELVNCMEPGNISKASKLAAEIDSSNIWMPANTTPLNLEPLKLVWAKLSGYPSYPALIIDPQMSRAGCHLNDEYIPTPPRDVLRVGELMQFRSKEKLFLVRFFDSKRNWQWLPKSKMVPFGTDKTLDRSKMLEGRTSGIRKAVQSAFNRAMNHLSLVQDLGAGD
- the brd1b gene encoding bromodomain-containing protein 1b isoform X2; protein product: MRKKARHNRVSTPQRPPSPIKPSRNRETLTYAEAQRIVELEIDGRVHRLSIYDKLDVIDSDDPLAQEISECTSNKENTEKPQQVLVRSVRLKNNQQKKSAALTTVQGPPAQGRLPEPKIRTVEYNLPAVPRRPSAYYTYMEKTLDELDEEVEYDMDEEDYAWLELINEKRKNDGYSQVSQNVFEFLMDRFEKESFFESQGQGDPQPLIDEDAVCCICMDGECQNSNAILFCDMCNLAVHQECYGVPHIPEGRWLCRHCLNSPSQLAECIFCPNKGGALKRTDDDRWGHVVCAIWVPEVGFTNTVFIEPIDGVANIPPARWKLTCYLCKKKGVGACIQCSKANCYTAFHVSCAQKAGLYMKMEPIKEVTESGATSFSVKKTAYCCSHTPNGCVRRPLTIYEDSKPKNGLCQKSAHRDRAKGCQKKKNKKIETEPVEEVPTVSGPSITPKSFNTILNQVSVQKKKVFVERVLSYWMLKRQSRNGVPLIRRLQTAIQTQKEPEEAPYVEDHQALTEQLKDWHRLRHDLERARLLLELIRKREKLKREEMKLQQSVLEMQLTPFPVLLRAVLDQLQEKDQTKIFAQPVSITEVPDYLDHIKHPMDFSTMRMRIDTHEYTNLDEFENDFNLIINNCMKYNAKDTFFYRAAVRLRDHGGAILRKTRRDVERIGFDFPSGIHLAEPPKIEPPSALTWDQVDRLLNPANREHMPKEEQLNKLLEMLDLTTAMKSCPSRSKRLKLLKKTISDVRMEMGHKTEPPSLEQDNPKEEEKAPLILPQVTEEEGDKSLPPKLEPSDSLPLLKNSDSPCEPPTLKPMEPSPEKCPKKVKFDGETFSTSLLNGLSSDVMPSENNVMVATSTLTEPANMVNRRTAVLFRKSKSPQKLSNASESSIECPQLGTKTFLSVVIPRLETLLQRRKRTRSASGDSQGDEDECPIKRLDTGLSNGFSEPKKGLTVNRPSEPRRRCASESSISSSGSGSIQENTSDVSHAKSGKGKLAMARRNTTDDKKELVNCMEPGNISKASKLAADHRSSDVSGGLSSQRRVHSHPSTGRAQGRRADAVQVQGETLPRPLLRQQTQLAMAS